A window from Planktothrix serta PCC 8927 encodes these proteins:
- a CDS encoding HNH endonuclease, which yields LQQLENPEISGIEYQQGELQGYEVRQYLLEKWSRKCAYCGVENVPLEVEHIHPKSQGGTDRISNLTVA from the coding sequence TTACAACAACTTGAAAATCCTGAAATCTCTGGAATTGAGTACCAACAAGGAGAGCTACAGGGATACGAAGTTCGGCAATATTTACTGGAAAAATGGAGTAGAAAATGTGCCTACTGTGGGGTTGAAAACGTACCCTTAGAAGTAGAACATATTCACCCCAAATCCCAAGGCGGAACTGACCGAATTTCCAATCTTACTGTTGCTTG